One stretch of Streptomyces sp. NBC_00443 DNA includes these proteins:
- a CDS encoding glycosyltransferase 87 family protein — translation MSYFVTAIAPSAVCRRAPVAMGACLVSFAVFWTAQRAAHVSMIDLMVYRAEGAAVRAGGDLYALRATAARLPASYPPFAALLFTPLTLLDTATMRALATAGNLALLVVFVRLSLRLFGHPRVANTWWVAAVAVWCEPVWTTLRYGQINLLLAVLVLWDLSRRPEDRWTGVGIGLAAAVKLTPALFAVFLLVTGVTARRRHGHGDPWLRHARVATASFAGATLLGAAVLPYDSWRFWTRVVFAAGRVGHAEDTANQALRGVLARLLHTPDPGAAWVLTAAVVGATGLGVAVAAELRGGRAWAVTVCAVTALLVSPVSWSHHWVWCVPVVLLRGTRAYRLAALGTLLAFSSYALWWVPHGPGRHELRQNGVELTMSALYGTSGGLFLVIAGVALRTLRGPGRGRAVTAGQAVTKE, via the coding sequence ATGTCGTACTTCGTGACCGCGATCGCGCCCTCCGCAGTCTGCCGCCGAGCGCCGGTCGCCATGGGTGCCTGCCTGGTCTCCTTCGCCGTTTTCTGGACGGCCCAGCGTGCCGCGCACGTCTCGATGATCGATCTGATGGTGTACCGGGCCGAGGGCGCGGCCGTACGCGCGGGAGGCGACCTGTACGCGCTGCGGGCGACGGCCGCCCGACTGCCCGCGTCCTACCCGCCGTTCGCGGCCCTGCTGTTCACTCCGCTGACGCTCCTCGACACGGCCACGATGCGCGCCCTGGCGACGGCCGGGAACCTCGCACTGCTCGTGGTGTTCGTACGGCTGTCCCTGCGTCTGTTCGGGCACCCACGCGTGGCGAACACCTGGTGGGTCGCGGCGGTTGCCGTGTGGTGCGAGCCGGTGTGGACGACGCTGCGGTACGGGCAGATCAACCTGCTGCTCGCCGTCCTGGTGCTGTGGGATCTGTCACGCCGGCCAGAGGACCGCTGGACCGGCGTCGGGATCGGGCTGGCGGCGGCCGTGAAGCTGACGCCGGCTCTGTTCGCGGTGTTCCTGCTCGTCACCGGTGTCACGGCCCGGCGCCGGCACGGCCACGGCGACCCCTGGCTGCGGCACGCGCGTGTGGCGACCGCCTCGTTCGCCGGGGCGACCCTGTTGGGCGCGGCTGTACTGCCGTACGACTCCTGGCGTTTCTGGACCCGCGTCGTGTTCGCGGCCGGGCGTGTGGGGCACGCCGAGGACACCGCGAATCAGGCCCTGCGCGGCGTTCTCGCGCGTCTGCTGCACACTCCGGACCCCGGGGCCGCATGGGTGCTCACGGCGGCCGTGGTGGGCGCGACAGGGCTCGGCGTCGCGGTGGCGGCGGAGTTGCGTGGAGGGCGGGCCTGGGCGGTGACCGTCTGCGCGGTGACGGCGCTGCTCGTCAGCCCGGTGTCCTGGTCGCATCACTGGGTGTGGTGCGTGCCGGTGGTCCTGCTCCGCGGCACGCGCGCGTACCGGCTCGCCGCCCTCGGCACGCTGCTGGCCTTCTCTTCGTACGCGCTGTGGTGGGTGCCACACGGCCCGGGACGGCACGAACTGCGCCAGAACGGCGTCGAGTTGACGATGTCCGCTCTTTACGGGACGTCAGGGGGTCTTTTCCTCGTGATCGCCGGGGTCGCCCTCAGGACACTCAGGGGCCCCGGCCGCGGTCGGGCCGTGACGGCCGGTCAAGCAGTGACGAAGGAATAG
- the leuS gene encoding leucine--tRNA ligase, whose translation MSETNPAATAEVAAPHRYTAAMAADIEARWQDFWDVEGTYAAPNPKGDLAGDPALVAKPKKFIMDMFPYPSGAGLHVGHPLGYIATDVFARFQRMTGHNVLHTLGFDAFGLPAEQYAVQTGTHPRVSTEANIKNMQSQLRRLGLGHDKRRSFATIDPDYYKWTQWIFLQIFNSWYDDEAKKARPISELLALFESGERAVPGADGGTRAWSELSVAERADVLGEYRLAYASDAPVNWCPGLGTVLANEEVTADGRSERGNFPVFKAKLRQWNMRITAYADRLLDDLDELDWPEAIKLQQRNWIGRSEGARVDFPIDGENITVFTTRPDTLFGASYMVLAPEHPLVEKFTPDAWPEGTHDVWTGGHAAPAEAVAAYRAQAASKSEVERQAEAKDKTGVFIGSYATNPVNGEQVPVFIADYVLMGYGTGAIMAVPAGDQRDFEFARAFELPIVCIVEPTDGRGTDTSTWEDAFGSYDAKIINSSNDDISLDGLGVAEAKARITEWLERSGVGEGTVNFRLRDWLFSRQRYWGEPFPIVYDEDGIAHALPESMLPLELPEVEDYSPRTFDPDDADTQPETPLSRNEDWVNVTLDLGDGRGPRPYRRETNTMPNWAGSCWYELRYLDPHNSEKLVDPEIEQYWMGPREGQPHGGVDLYVGGAEHAVLHLLYARFWSKVLFDLGHVSSAEPFHKLFNQGMIQAYVYRDSRGIAVPAAEVEERDGAYYYQGEKVSRLLGKMGKSLKNAVTPDEICAEYGADTLRLYEMAMGPLDVSRPWDTRAVVGQFRLLQRLWRNVVDETTGAVTVADAEPDEDTLRALHKAIDGVRGDLEGMRFNTAIAKVTELNNHLTKAGGAVPRSVAESLVLMAAPLAPHIAEELWRRLGHTDSVVHRDFPVADPAYVVDETVTCVVQIKGKVKARLEVSPAISDEDLEKVALSDEKVVAALDGAGIRKVIVRAPKLVNIVPA comes from the coding sequence ATGAGCGAGACGAACCCCGCTGCCACCGCCGAAGTGGCCGCGCCGCACCGCTACACGGCCGCCATGGCGGCCGACATCGAGGCACGCTGGCAGGACTTCTGGGACGTCGAGGGCACGTACGCGGCACCGAACCCCAAGGGTGACCTGGCCGGCGACCCCGCGCTGGTCGCCAAGCCCAAGAAGTTCATCATGGACATGTTCCCGTACCCCTCCGGAGCGGGCCTGCACGTCGGTCACCCGCTGGGCTACATCGCCACCGACGTCTTCGCGCGCTTCCAGCGCATGACCGGCCACAACGTCCTGCACACCCTGGGCTTCGACGCCTTCGGCCTGCCCGCCGAGCAGTACGCCGTGCAGACCGGTACGCACCCGCGCGTGTCCACCGAGGCCAACATCAAGAACATGCAGAGCCAGCTGCGCCGGCTGGGTCTGGGCCACGACAAGCGCCGGTCGTTCGCCACGATCGACCCGGACTACTACAAGTGGACCCAGTGGATCTTCCTGCAGATCTTCAACTCGTGGTACGACGACGAGGCGAAGAAGGCCCGTCCGATCTCCGAGCTGCTCGCCCTGTTCGAGTCGGGCGAGCGTGCCGTACCGGGTGCTGACGGCGGCACGCGCGCGTGGAGCGAGCTGAGCGTCGCCGAGCGCGCGGACGTCCTGGGCGAGTACCGCCTGGCCTACGCCTCCGACGCGCCGGTCAACTGGTGCCCCGGCCTGGGCACGGTGCTGGCCAACGAGGAGGTCACCGCCGACGGTCGCTCCGAGCGCGGCAACTTCCCGGTCTTCAAGGCCAAGCTGCGCCAGTGGAACATGCGGATCACGGCCTACGCCGACCGGCTGCTGGACGACCTGGACGAGCTGGACTGGCCCGAGGCCATCAAGCTGCAGCAGCGCAACTGGATCGGCCGCTCCGAGGGTGCCCGCGTCGACTTCCCCATCGACGGCGAGAACATCACGGTCTTCACCACCCGCCCCGACACCCTGTTCGGCGCGAGCTACATGGTGCTGGCGCCCGAGCACCCGCTGGTCGAGAAGTTCACCCCGGACGCCTGGCCCGAGGGCACCCACGACGTCTGGACCGGCGGTCACGCGGCCCCGGCCGAGGCCGTCGCCGCCTACCGCGCGCAGGCCGCCTCCAAGTCCGAGGTCGAGCGCCAGGCCGAGGCCAAGGACAAGACCGGCGTCTTCATCGGCTCGTACGCGACCAACCCGGTCAACGGCGAGCAGGTCCCGGTCTTCATCGCCGACTACGTCCTGATGGGCTACGGCACCGGCGCGATCATGGCCGTTCCGGCGGGTGACCAGCGCGACTTCGAGTTCGCGCGCGCCTTCGAGCTGCCGATCGTCTGCATCGTCGAGCCGACCGACGGGCGGGGCACGGACACCTCGACCTGGGAGGACGCCTTCGGGTCGTACGACGCGAAGATCATCAACTCCTCCAACGACGACATCTCCCTGGACGGCCTGGGCGTCGCCGAGGCCAAGGCGCGCATCACCGAGTGGCTGGAGCGGTCCGGCGTCGGCGAGGGCACCGTCAACTTCCGGCTGCGCGACTGGCTGTTCAGCCGCCAGCGCTACTGGGGCGAGCCCTTCCCGATCGTCTACGACGAGGACGGCATCGCCCATGCGCTGCCCGAGTCGATGCTGCCGCTGGAGCTGCCCGAGGTCGAGGACTACTCGCCGCGCACCTTCGACCCGGACGACGCCGACACCCAGCCCGAGACGCCGCTGTCGCGCAACGAGGATTGGGTCAACGTCACGCTGGACCTGGGCGACGGCCGTGGTCCTCGCCCGTACCGGCGCGAGACCAACACCATGCCCAACTGGGCCGGTTCCTGCTGGTACGAGCTGCGCTACCTGGACCCGCACAACAGCGAGAAGCTGGTCGACCCCGAGATCGAGCAGTACTGGATGGGGCCCCGCGAGGGCCAGCCGCACGGCGGCGTCGACCTGTACGTCGGCGGCGCCGAGCACGCCGTGCTGCACCTGCTGTACGCGCGCTTCTGGTCCAAGGTCCTGTTCGACCTGGGACACGTCTCCTCCGCGGAGCCGTTCCACAAGCTGTTCAACCAGGGCATGATCCAGGCCTACGTGTACCGCGACAGCCGCGGCATCGCGGTGCCCGCCGCCGAGGTGGAGGAGCGCGACGGCGCCTACTACTACCAGGGCGAGAAGGTCTCCCGGCTGCTGGGCAAGATGGGCAAGTCCCTGAAAAACGCGGTCACTCCGGACGAGATCTGTGCCGAGTACGGCGCCGACACCCTGCGGCTGTACGAGATGGCGATGGGTCCGCTGGACGTGTCCCGGCCGTGGGACACGCGCGCGGTGGTGGGCCAGTTCCGGCTGCTGCAGCGGCTGTGGCGCAACGTCGTCGACGAGACCACCGGTGCCGTGACGGTGGCGGACGCCGAGCCCGACGAGGACACGCTGCGTGCGCTGCACAAGGCGATCGACGGAGTGCGCGGGGACCTGGAGGGCATGCGGTTCAACACCGCCATTGCCAAGGTCACGGAGCTGAACAACCACCTGACGAAGGCGGGCGGCGCGGTACCGCGCTCGGTCGCCGAGTCGCTGGTGCTGATGGCCGCGCCGCTGGCCCCGCACATCGCCGAGGAGCTGTGGCGCAGGCTGGGGCACACCGACTCGGTGGTGCACCGGGACTTCCCGGTCGCCGACCCGGCGTACGTCGTCGACGAGACCGTGACCTGCGTCGTGCAGATCAAGGGCAAGGTCAAGGCCCGCCTGGAGGTCTCACCGGCGATCTCCGACGAGGATCTGGAGAAGGTCGCGCTGTCCGACGAGAAGGTCGTGGCGGCGCTGGACGGGGCCGGGATCCGCAAGGTGATCGTGCGGGCGCCGAAGCTGGTGAACATCGTTCCGGCGTAG
- a CDS encoding NADH-ubiquinone oxidoreductase-F iron-sulfur binding region domain-containing protein, with translation MNEALPDVPEVRVVGLPQLTSGFDLVERLDLPMHLKVHGPLEPMGGEQLAKLAENINLKGRGGAGFPFHKKLRAVAESAIKRGVRPVVVVNGSEDEPACRKDTVMINRAPHLILDGALLCAEALGARTLVIAVTRESTQRSMEAALAERGLSNSRRSALRAFVQRNPVRMVTGAAASVIRSVDGGPAIPAGRKVSASQNGVGGAPTLLSNAETFAQLAIAARIGPERYGNTGLYDEPGTVMLTVSGAVARPMVIEVPTGVPLRYVLQLAGAPPVPQGVLTGGYHGKWIDAATVNETIVSRNSLDAVGGALGAGAILPITQETCPLGESLRVAQWLAEESAGQCGPCYLGLPAAARGLEDILNGGGPAALEALKQVAKNVKRRGACSHPDGSAMFLESTIKAFTDDLAAHVLGNGCGRPVEGVLPLLEGGRAPSGIPGGAESEENGPSRQKIYVDWTLCRGHGLCADILPEVFQLGADGFPTVAQAKVPRYAEAKALRAVRRCPALALRLEEDTRPQESSRNLPVLSQGRGRRALGR, from the coding sequence GTGAACGAGGCCCTGCCCGACGTACCAGAAGTCCGCGTGGTCGGACTTCCGCAGCTCACGTCGGGCTTCGACCTTGTCGAAAGACTTGATCTGCCCATGCACCTGAAGGTGCACGGGCCGCTCGAACCGATGGGCGGCGAGCAACTCGCGAAGCTCGCCGAGAACATCAACCTGAAGGGCCGCGGCGGCGCAGGCTTCCCCTTCCACAAGAAGCTGCGCGCGGTCGCCGAGTCCGCGATCAAGCGCGGGGTACGGCCGGTCGTCGTGGTCAACGGCAGTGAGGACGAACCGGCCTGCCGCAAGGACACGGTGATGATCAACCGTGCCCCCCATCTCATCCTGGACGGGGCGCTGCTGTGCGCCGAGGCCCTGGGTGCCCGCACGCTCGTGATTGCGGTCACCCGGGAGTCCACCCAGCGCTCCATGGAGGCCGCCCTCGCCGAACGCGGCCTCAGCAACAGCCGTCGGTCCGCGCTACGCGCGTTCGTCCAGCGCAACCCGGTGCGCATGGTCACCGGCGCCGCCGCCTCCGTGATCCGCTCCGTCGACGGCGGCCCGGCGATCCCGGCCGGCCGCAAGGTCAGCGCCTCACAGAACGGCGTGGGCGGTGCCCCCACCCTGCTGTCCAACGCCGAGACGTTCGCCCAGCTGGCCATCGCCGCCCGCATCGGCCCGGAGCGCTACGGCAACACCGGCCTGTACGACGAGCCGGGCACCGTCATGCTCACGGTCTCCGGCGCGGTCGCCCGCCCGATGGTCATCGAGGTCCCCACGGGCGTGCCGCTGCGCTACGTCCTCCAGCTCGCGGGCGCCCCGCCGGTCCCGCAGGGCGTGCTGACCGGCGGCTACCACGGCAAGTGGATCGACGCGGCGACGGTCAACGAAACGATCGTCTCGCGCAACTCCCTGGACGCGGTGGGCGGCGCGCTCGGCGCCGGCGCGATCCTGCCGATCACTCAGGAGACCTGTCCGCTGGGCGAGTCGCTGCGCGTCGCGCAGTGGCTGGCCGAGGAGAGCGCGGGCCAGTGCGGCCCCTGCTACCTCGGTCTGCCGGCCGCCGCGCGCGGCCTGGAGGACATCCTCAACGGCGGTGGCCCGGCCGCCCTGGAGGCGCTCAAGCAGGTCGCCAAGAATGTGAAGCGGCGCGGCGCGTGCTCGCACCCCGACGGCTCCGCGATGTTCCTGGAGTCCACCATCAAGGCGTTCACGGACGACCTCGCGGCGCATGTCCTCGGCAACGGCTGCGGACGGCCCGTGGAAGGCGTTCTGCCGCTCCTCGAGGGCGGCCGGGCTCCGTCGGGCATCCCGGGCGGCGCCGAGTCCGAGGAGAACGGCCCCAGCCGCCAGAAGATCTACGTCGACTGGACGCTGTGCCGCGGCCACGGCCTGTGCGCGGACATCCTCCCGGAGGTCTTCCAACTGGGCGCCGACGGCTTCCCCACCGTGGCCCAGGCGAAGGTGCCTCGCTACGCCGAGGCCAAGGCCCTGCGCGCGGTGCGCCGTTGCCCGGCCCTCGCCCTGCGTCTGGAGGAGGACACCCGCCCGCAGGAGTCGTCCCGCAACCTGCCGGTTCTCTCCCAGGGCCGCGGCAGGCGGGCGCTGGGCCGCTGA
- a CDS encoding ferric reductase-like transmembrane domain-containing protein, which yields MDDAFLEFLNFGAGVLSLVCLTCSVIWGLIAQDRMILNTRQRIIAQAIHRVTAVASIAFLLVHIGVKLALGHATLLAALIPFSLTFAGGTEIPGSAFLVGLGSLAGLLMIFVGVTGALRNRFASPAPVAARWRMMHMLAYPAWCASLIHGLFAGRPAATFFMVCYELCVVAVAAALALRAAPRPFKRKVADRLAQIIGNDPAGRENLEESRARAASGSSRPGYENQRSSRRSRDERPGTLPGMPSQAPSAAETTGGFAAAYRAVSPPSRGQQQPYAPDQTSRMDLPMDMQPTEAIPRVDGGGSTSGSWPIPSPPPVGEAPASAYDPLNDTGYNIPVYDNSGTPRYDAGASGYGSSDVYDTAETNAVFGTYNQNDTYNNSGPATETFPGAPYDFEAPGSGEPWNTPSGGFK from the coding sequence ATGGACGACGCGTTCCTGGAGTTCCTCAACTTCGGAGCCGGCGTCCTGTCTCTCGTCTGTCTCACCTGCTCGGTGATCTGGGGGCTCATCGCTCAGGACCGGATGATCCTCAACACCCGGCAGCGGATCATCGCTCAGGCCATCCACCGGGTGACCGCCGTGGCCTCGATCGCGTTCCTCCTGGTGCACATCGGCGTCAAGCTGGCCCTCGGCCACGCCACCCTGCTCGCCGCGCTGATCCCCTTCAGCCTCACGTTCGCCGGCGGCACCGAGATCCCGGGCAGCGCCTTCCTGGTCGGCCTGGGTTCCCTGGCCGGCCTCCTCATGATCTTCGTGGGCGTCACCGGCGCACTGCGCAACCGCTTCGCGTCCCCGGCGCCCGTCGCGGCGCGCTGGCGGATGATGCACATGCTGGCCTACCCGGCGTGGTGCGCGTCCCTGATCCACGGACTGTTCGCCGGCCGCCCGGCGGCGACGTTCTTCATGGTGTGTTACGAGCTGTGCGTGGTCGCCGTCGCCGCGGCACTGGCCCTGCGCGCGGCACCGCGTCCCTTCAAGCGCAAGGTCGCCGACCGGCTCGCCCAGATCATCGGCAACGACCCCGCAGGCCGCGAGAACCTGGAGGAGAGCCGCGCCAGGGCCGCGTCCGGCTCCTCGCGGCCGGGCTACGAGAACCAGCGCTCGTCGCGGCGGTCGCGCGACGAGCGCCCCGGCACCCTGCCCGGCATGCCCTCCCAGGCCCCGTCGGCCGCAGAGACCACCGGCGGTTTCGCCGCCGCCTATCGCGCCGTCTCGCCCCCCTCCCGAGGGCAGCAGCAGCCCTATGCGCCCGACCAGACGTCACGCATGGACCTGCCCATGGACATGCAGCCGACGGAGGCGATCCCGCGCGTCGACGGCGGCGGCAGCACCTCGGGCAGCTGGCCGATCCCGTCCCCACCCCCGGTCGGCGAGGCGCCCGCGTCGGCCTATGACCCGCTCAACGACACCGGCTACAACATCCCCGTCTACGACAATTCGGGCACCCCGCGCTACGACGCGGGGGCTTCCGGCTACGGTTCGAGTGATGTGTACGACACCGCTGAGACAAACGCCGTCTTCGGTACGTACAACCAGAACGACACGTACAACAACAGCGGTCCCGCCACTGAAACTTTCCCCGGTGCCCCCTACGACTTCGAGGCACCGGGTTCGGGCGAACCTTGGAACACGCCTTCCGGAGGCTTTAAGTGA